The following proteins are encoded in a genomic region of Synechococcus sp. CBW1002:
- a CDS encoding DUF2887 domain-containing protein, whose translation MNTDRWYYRVFQGAPDLIRALLPGSVANANTLGFDPSAPGDSLYRFEALEIKELSHRLDGVLWPRPTTGCADTGSPDFPVVLLEVQMHPDPGFHHRLAAQTYRFLQQHPRVEHWVVLVITPHNRLNLGPSQALQLFLQQVAWINLEELSQQPNLDPLLNLLTLPVRPESELAASSQQILASRPDLDQVVLPMLIQRFPQLSEEQIMVIAGIPREEIRHSRAVQEWLAEGRQEGRQEGRQEGRQEGEAAVTLRLLNRRCGPLSEATTAQIQALPLEQLEALADALLDFQGPADLAAWLVANGAAAT comes from the coding sequence TTGAACACCGACCGCTGGTATTACCGCGTCTTCCAAGGCGCCCCCGACCTGATCCGCGCACTCCTGCCTGGCTCGGTCGCCAACGCCAACACGCTGGGCTTCGACCCCTCAGCCCCCGGCGACAGCCTCTACCGATTTGAAGCCCTCGAGATCAAAGAGCTGAGCCATCGCCTCGACGGCGTGCTCTGGCCCCGCCCAACCACCGGCTGCGCCGACACCGGCAGCCCGGACTTTCCGGTGGTGCTGCTGGAGGTGCAGATGCACCCGGATCCAGGCTTCCACCACCGCCTGGCAGCGCAGACCTACCGCTTCCTGCAGCAGCACCCCCGGGTGGAGCACTGGGTCGTGCTCGTGATCACGCCCCACAACCGCCTCAACCTGGGCCCGAGCCAAGCCCTGCAGCTGTTTCTGCAGCAGGTGGCGTGGATCAACCTGGAGGAGCTGAGCCAGCAGCCCAACCTCGATCCCCTGCTCAACCTGCTCACCCTGCCCGTGCGCCCAGAGAGCGAGCTGGCGGCGAGCAGTCAGCAGATCCTGGCCAGCCGCCCGGATCTGGACCAGGTTGTGCTGCCTATGCTGATTCAACGATTTCCGCAGCTGAGCGAGGAGCAGATCATGGTGATCGCCGGCATCCCCCGCGAAGAAATCCGCCACAGCAGGGCCGTTCAGGAGTGGCTCGCCGAGGGCCGCCAGGAAGGCCGCCAGGAAGGTCGCCAGGAAGGCCGCCAGGAAGGGGAAGCTGCAGTCACCCTCCGCCTCCTCAACCGCCGCTGCGGCCCGCTGAGCGAGGCCACCACCGCCCAGATCCAGGCCCTGCCGCTGGAGCAGCTGGAAGCCCTGGCCGACGCCCTGCTCGACTTCCAGGGCCCAGCCGATCTGGCCGCCTGGCTGGTCGCCAATGGCGCAGCCGCGACATGA
- a CDS encoding DUF4351 domain-containing protein, with translation MVIAGIPREDIRHTRAVQDWLAEGRQEGLQEGEVRGEAKVTLRLLNRRCGRLTGATTALIPAKPQEQLKALADSLLNLQGPADLAAWLAANAAAAN, from the coding sequence ATGGTGATCGCCGGTATCCCCCGCGAAGACATCCGCCATACCAGGGCTGTGCAGGACTGGCTTGCCGAGGGCCGCCAGGAGGGCCTGCAGGAAGGTGAAGTCCGAGGCGAAGCCAAGGTGACCCTCCGCCTCCTCAACCGCCGCTGCGGCCGCCTCACTGGCGCCACCACCGCCCTGATCCCGGCCAAGCCCCAGGAGCAACTGAAAGCCCTGGCGGACTCCCTGCTCAACTTACAGGGCCCGGCCGACCTGGCCGCCTGGCTGGCCGCAAACGCCGCAGCCGCGAACTGA